AAGTGATCGCCATTGGCGAAACAGGGTTGGATTATTACCGCCGAGAAGGCGATGGCAAGACCGGCGATTTGGAGTGGCAGCGCGAGCGGTTTCGCACCCATATCCGTGCCGCCTTGATGGTGAAAAAGCCCCTGATCATTCATACCCGCGAGGCCGCTGAAGACACCTTGCGGATTTTGAAAGAAGAGGGCGCCGAGCAAGTCGGTGGGGTGATGCACTGTTTTACCGAGTCACCAGATGTGGCCCGTGCTGCTATCAAGATGAACTTCTTAATTTCTTTGTCGGGCATTGTGACCTTTAAAAATGCCAAACAGGTCCACGATGTTGCCAGAGAGATTCCGCTTGAACACTTAATGGTTGAAACCGATGCGCCTTTTTTGGCACCAGCGCCGCACCGTGGCCAAGTCAACGAGCCGTCTTATGTGGTCTTTGTTGCCCAGAAAATTGCTGAGTTAAAGGGCATCTCGGTAGAGCAGGTTGCTGCTGCCACCACCGCGAATTTCCACCGCTTCGCTGCTGGGCAGCTAGCGGCCTGATCACAGGGGAAAGCCCATGCACATTCGCCGTCATCTGCAAGAACTCTTGGTCAGCGCAGTGTTGCTGGCGTTATGCATCGCGCCGGCCAGTGCACGCGACCTGTTGCAATCGTTTTTATTGGCCGCGCGGGCAGGGGACACGAACTTTATTCTTCAGATGCAAGACCTGGGGCTGAATGAGCAGACCCGCGACGATCTTCGAAACAATCTTCTAATGCTCGCCATTCGTGAAGATGGCGACACCATGGCCCTTGCTTTACTGGATCAACCGGCATGGAAGGCCCAGGATGTTCTGAATTACCGCAATCAGCTTGGTGAGACGGCGTTAATGTTGGCCGCGCTAAAGGGCAATACCGCGATTGTGAGCAAACTGCTGACACTCGGTGCGCAGCCCAATCAAGAAGGCTGGACCGCACTTCACTATGCCGCCACAACCGGCCAGGCCGACGTCATTCGACTGCTGATCGAAAAAAATTCCTATATCGATGCGGAAAGCCCCAACAAAACCACGCCCCTGATGATTGCGGCGCGGTTTAATCATCAGCCCGCAGCCAAGGCCTTATTAGAAGGTGGTGCAGACCCCACCAAGACCAACGAGGCCGGATTGACCGCGCGTGATTACGCCACTGAAAACAACAATCGCGATCTGGCGTTCTGGCTAGAAATGGAAGAGATCGCGTTTACGCAACGTTATCTAAAGCGCCTGCCAAATCCTCCGGCTGATGCCAGTCTGGAATCCGTTGTGATTGACTCCGGCGGCTCGGTCGTCAAAACGGTGGAGCCGGGCACTGACAATGGGCTGACTGGGAATGGGGCCACAGCAGAACCAGTTCCGGCA
The nucleotide sequence above comes from beta proteobacterium MWH-UniP1. Encoded proteins:
- a CDS encoding ankyrin repeat domain-containing protein — translated: MHIRRHLQELLVSAVLLALCIAPASARDLLQSFLLAARAGDTNFILQMQDLGLNEQTRDDLRNNLLMLAIREDGDTMALALLDQPAWKAQDVLNYRNQLGETALMLAALKGNTAIVSKLLTLGAQPNQEGWTALHYAATTGQADVIRLLIEKNSYIDAESPNKTTPLMIAARFNHQPAAKALLEGGADPTKTNEAGLTARDYATENNNRDLAFWLEMEEIAFTQRYLKRLPNPPADASLESVVIDSGGSVVKTVEPGTDNGLTGNGATAEPVPAEVRPAPGVEVFPLPQ
- a CDS encoding TatD family hydrolase, with protein sequence MTTLIDSHCHLNYPGLIENTAGVLERMRAAGVARALNICTTLEEADQVVGLARQYDFLQASVGVHPDNLGIEEPTVDRLVALAQDPKVIAIGETGLDYYRREGDGKTGDLEWQRERFRTHIRAALMVKKPLIIHTREAAEDTLRILKEEGAEQVGGVMHCFTESPDVARAAIKMNFLISLSGIVTFKNAKQVHDVAREIPLEHLMVETDAPFLAPAPHRGQVNEPSYVVFVAQKIAELKGISVEQVAAATTANFHRFAAGQLAA